In the Deferribacter desulfuricans SSM1 genome, CTGAACCTGTTTTGCACAACCTGAGAATAAAATGCCAATTACAAATAAAGCTAAGAGTACCTTAATTAGTTTTTTCTTCATAGCTACCTCCTCTAATAAACTTAATAAATAATACCAAATGCTCAAAATGGTGTCAATAAAAAATAGAATATTTTTTTATAAAAATTTAAATCCTATCAAGTAATTATGATAATATTTATCGATATATTAGAATATTCAAATATTATAATATAACAATATTCTAATACTATCTCTTTTTTAATACATTAACAACTAAATATAAGAAGGTTCCAACCAAAACAGTTGTTGCACCTGGAGGTAAATCAAACTGATATGATAAATAGAAAGAGAAAATAAAAATTAAAAGAGATACTAAAATAGAAATAAAAATTGTAAAACGATAATCTTTTGTCAACGAAAGGGCAATTGCAGCAGGAATTGTCATAAAAGCAGTTAAAAGAATTATACCTATCAGCTTAATACAAATCACAACTACCAAAGTAATACTAATTAGAATAATATAATTTATAAGATTTGTATTAATCCCAGAAACAGCGGCAACATCTTCATCAAACATAGTAAAAATTATCTTGTCCAGCAAAATAACAAAAATTCCAAATATTAAAAATGATGTGACCCCACTTAAATACAAATCTTGTTTACCAGTAGAAAGTATACTCCCAAAAAGTATTCCACTCAAATCAAAAGCACCATAATCAGCAAACTTTATCAGCACCACACCCAATGCCATACTCGATGCAAAAAATATCCCTAAAACTGTTTCAAATTCCAACTTAGAACGTTTTTTCAGCTCGTAAACTGCAAAAGCTATTAAAAAACATAAAATATACAAAGTAACCATTTGATTAATTTTAAGTAGCAAAGCTAATGCAATAGCACCAAATGCTGAATGTGAAATTGTTACAGTTAGAAAAGACATCTTCTTTTGAACAACAAAAAACGATAAAAAACCACATAATACACTGACAATAATACCATTTAAAAAAGCATACTTAATAATATCAACATTAAAAATCTCATTCATGAATATGCCCCTTGCAAGTAAGGCATTGATGATCATGCACAATAAGCTGTATATTTTTTCCAAATACTTTCTCTAAAACATCAGGTAATTTGCCATCCTTTGGAGAACCATGAAAATGTATGCTTTTATTTAGACATGCAACGGTATCCACATAGTTTGAAATAACCCCTATATCATGAGTTACCATTAAAATTGCAATATCATTCTCCATTCTCAACTCATTTATAAGCTCATAAAAGTCTTCTTGCCCTACAACATCAAGCCCTGTTGATGGTTCATCAAACATCAAAATCTTTGGCTGCATAGCAAGAAGGCGTGCAATCAAAACCCTCTGCTTTTGCCCACCAGAAAGACTACTGAAAGATTCTTTAATAAACTTTTCCATCCCAACCTTTTTAAGTGCTTCATAACAAGAATCTTTATCCTCTTCATTCAAAATTGAAGGGAATGGTTTTAAAATCTTTCGCCCCATACAAACCACATCTTTAACTAAAATAGGAAAATTATAGTTAATTAAATCCTTTTGCGGTAAATAACCCACAAAACCTTTGGGTAATCTTTTATATTTTTTCCCAAATATTCTTATTTCACCAGCAACCGGTTTATAAATACCTAAAATGGTCTTTAAAAGCGTTGTTTTCCCCCCACCATTAGGGCCAACTATAGCCATAATCTCTTTCTTATGTAATTTTAAATTTATATTTTCTAAAATTACTTTATCTCCAAAAATTACCTTTAGATTGTTTATTTCTAAAATCGGTTGATTATTCATTAATGTCCTTTTTTAAATTATTTAAGTTAAGTTCAAACAATTTGAAAATATCAGTATAGCCATCATAACCGCCAATAGGCTCTAAAACTATGATTTTTGCATTCAATATATTGGCAACTTTGTTAAATATTTTATTTTTATCATTTGTAGCACAAACTATGTATTTCACTCCATTTTTTTTTGCTAAATTAATCACACGGTTTAACGTTTTTATCCCAGGCTCATGCTCTCTACCTTTTTTTATATAACCTACAGAGGTAATACCAACTTCTGCAAGAAACTTCGTCCAAGCAGGATGACATTCTAACACTTTAACATTATCAAATTTATATCTATTTTCTAAAGAATTAAACTCCATTAATAATTCATCATAGTTTTCTTTATAAAATCCACACCCTTTATTATCTAATTCGCACAGTTTTTGACTAACTATTTTTCCAATCTGTTTCATATTCTCAAAAGATAACCATATGTGAGGGTTATTCGATTTTATCTCATCATTTAAAAACAAAACTTTTTTAGCCAATTTCAAAGCAAAACTATCAAATCTTTTATCCACTGCAAAATAAATCGAAACCCCTTGCAACCTTTTTATATCGTCAATGGTAGGTTCAAAATGATGGGGATCTTCCCCAGGTTTTATCAAGTAAACCACGTCTACTTTTTCTTTACCAATTTTTGAGATAAGATCTGCAATAGGGAAAAGTGTAGTAGCAACTTTTAAACAGTAACCGCTATAAGTAAAAGCTAACATTATTAAGGATATTAAAAACAGTTTTATTTTCATATTGCACCCTCCGTTGTAATATAATATTATAATTTCATATTTAATAAAGGAGTTTTTATGCCAGTTGTAAGATTTGGGGTTTCACTGCCTAAGGATATAGCAAATCAATTTGATACAATAATTAAACAAGAAGGGTACGAAAACAGGTCAAAAGCTATTTATGATTTAATAAAAGATTTTATAACTAAAAAGAAATGGGAAGCAGGTAAACAGATTGCAGGAATAATCAGTATTCTATATGACCATCACGAAAAAACAACTGTTAACAATCTGCTGGATATACAACATGACTTTCACGATATTATCATTTCATCACAACATATCCATTTAGATCATGACAACTGCTTTGAAGTAATTATTGTAAAAGGGGAAAGTATAAAAATAAATGAACTATACAAAAAATTAAAATTCTTAAAAAATATAAAACAGACAAACTTGACAATTGCAGATTTAGAATAAAACAGTTTGAAAATTGATCCATTTTAAATTATACCTATTCAAAAAAAGGGGGAATCTATGAGGATTAAATCTATATTAGCGGTAAGTATTCTTGTTTTATCTTTACTGTTTTCAAGTTGTAGCCAAAACCAACAGGCAGAAAATACAAAACAGATTGTTTCAAGCTTAGAAACAATAAATGTAGCTCAGTTTAAAGAGTTAAAAAATAGATATAAAGATAAAGTCATCCTGGTAAATTTCTTTGCATCTTGGTGCCCACCATGTAACCAGGAAACCCCAGGATTCGTAAGAGTTTACAACAAATTAAAAGACAAAGGTTTTATCATACTTGCTTTCTCCATTGATGATAATGTAGATGATGCAGTTAAATTTGTTAATAAATATGGGATAACTTATCCTGTTTACCATGCAGACAGATCGCTTGAAGCTTATTTCAACGTTAGTACAATACCTACAAGTGTATTTTATAAAAAAGGTGGCACACTTTATAACCTACATGTTGGTTACATAGATGAAAAAGACCTCGAAAATTATATTTTAGACCTTTTAAATAAATAAGTATCTTTATGCAAAAATTTTTTTGCTCAAAAGATTGCCCTGACTGTTGCCCTTTTTCCGTAGATGAAAAGGGCAATTTTTTCTATATAAACAAAATCAATGGCTTTAAAAATTTTCTCTGCATAAAGCTAAAAAAATTTTATGAGCGTGAAGTTTTAACTGACGATTACTCTTTTATAAAAATTGATAATAAAACAGTTAAGAAAAATTTTGATGAAGTCTGTAAAATCACAGCACAATTTTTAAAAGAAAATGCTGATAAAAATATCCTTTATCTTAGAGGAAGTGGTAGCCTTGGGTATTATATGAGCTACTATGATCTTATTTTTCAGCAGTTTGAAAACTGCTACTTCGTTGATGGGAGTCTTTGCGATGAAACTGGTATTACAGCTCACATAGAAGATTTTGGAAATATAACAAACCCTGACATTAAAAACTTAGAGTTAGTTGACAATATAATCCTTTTTGGGAAAAACTGCAAAGTAACAAGCCCACATCTTTATGCTTATCTAAAGACATTAAAAAAGAAAGGTAAAAAAATAATCTATATCGACCCGATTAAATCAGAAACAGTAAAACTGGCTGATAAATTTATAAGAATAAACCCTGCTACTGATGGAATCCTTGTAGTAAATATTATCAATATCTTACAAAATAAACAAGTGGATAAAAATTTTGAAAAAATAACAAATGTAAAAACTGAAGATTTATTTTATTTAGCTGATATTTTCAAAAAAGGTAAAACCGGCATAATAACTGGTATGGGGCTTCAAAGATACACAAATGGAAAAAACATTATCAACTGGATAAATCATTTAGCTGTAATAACAGATAACCTTGACTATCTTTACTTTGGCAGATCATCTAAAGAAAGTTTTGAAAAACCAACAGTTTTACCTAAAAAGAAAATTAAAATTTATGAAATCTCTAAATTCTTAGAAAAAGGCTTTTTTGATATTATAGTCATTGTAGCTGCAAACCCTTTAGTTACTCACCCCACATCAAATCTTTGGCATAAAGCTTTGAAAAATTCTAAAGTTATCGTCATAGATACAAATTTTACAGAGACATCAAGATTTGCTGACTTTTTCATAAAAGTAGGCGGGATGTTTGCTCAACCTGATGCTATGGGAAGTTATTTTTTCAATTTTGACAATTTTAGAGAAAAACCAATTGCTACATTAAACAACGATATCGATGTAATTAAATCACTTGCAAAACACCTAAACATTAATATCGAAATACCAAAAATAAGCAACATCCCTTTAACTAAAAAATCACTAAAGAGAGTTTATAAAAAATCTTCTGCTCCAAAATTAGAAAAGCCTTATATTGAAACCAATAAATTTAGACTTATTACCTGCTCAAACTATTTCTATTTAAATTCCCAGCTTGCTGAAAACTATCAAAAAGAAGATGTTTGTTATATAAGTATTTCTGACTCTCTAAATTTGAATATCAATGATGGAGATGAAATTGTTCTTCAAA is a window encoding:
- a CDS encoding metal ABC transporter permease, producing the protein MNEIFNVDIIKYAFLNGIIVSVLCGFLSFFVVQKKMSFLTVTISHSAFGAIALALLLKINQMVTLYILCFLIAFAVYELKKRSKLEFETVLGIFFASSMALGVVLIKFADYGAFDLSGILFGSILSTGKQDLYLSGVTSFLIFGIFVILLDKIIFTMFDEDVAAVSGINTNLINYIILISITLVVVICIKLIGIILLTAFMTIPAAIALSLTKDYRFTIFISILVSLLIFIFSFYLSYQFDLPPGATTVLVGTFLYLVVNVLKKR
- a CDS encoding metal ABC transporter ATP-binding protein, which translates into the protein MNNQPILEINNLKVIFGDKVILENINLKLHKKEIMAIVGPNGGGKTTLLKTILGIYKPVAGEIRIFGKKYKRLPKGFVGYLPQKDLINYNFPILVKDVVCMGRKILKPFPSILNEEDKDSCYEALKKVGMEKFIKESFSSLSGGQKQRVLIARLLAMQPKILMFDEPSTGLDVVGQEDFYELINELRMENDIAILMVTHDIGVISNYVDTVACLNKSIHFHGSPKDGKLPDVLEKVFGKNIQLIVHDHQCLTCKGHIHE
- a CDS encoding metal ABC transporter substrate-binding protein, which produces MKIKLFLISLIMLAFTYSGYCLKVATTLFPIADLISKIGKEKVDVVYLIKPGEDPHHFEPTIDDIKRLQGVSIYFAVDKRFDSFALKLAKKVLFLNDEIKSNNPHIWLSFENMKQIGKIVSQKLCELDNKGCGFYKENYDELLMEFNSLENRYKFDNVKVLECHPAWTKFLAEVGITSVGYIKKGREHEPGIKTLNRVINLAKKNGVKYIVCATNDKNKIFNKVANILNAKIIVLEPIGGYDGYTDIFKLFELNLNNLKKDINE
- the nikR gene encoding nickel-responsive transcriptional regulator NikR, whose translation is MPVVRFGVSLPKDIANQFDTIIKQEGYENRSKAIYDLIKDFITKKKWEAGKQIAGIISILYDHHEKTTVNNLLDIQHDFHDIIISSQHIHLDHDNCFEVIIVKGESIKINELYKKLKFLKNIKQTNLTIADLE
- a CDS encoding TlpA family protein disulfide reductase, with translation MRIKSILAVSILVLSLLFSSCSQNQQAENTKQIVSSLETINVAQFKELKNRYKDKVILVNFFASWCPPCNQETPGFVRVYNKLKDKGFIILAFSIDDNVDDAVKFVNKYGITYPVYHADRSLEAYFNVSTIPTSVFYKKGGTLYNLHVGYIDEKDLENYILDLLNK
- a CDS encoding molybdopterin-dependent oxidoreductase, whose amino-acid sequence is MQKFFCSKDCPDCCPFSVDEKGNFFYINKINGFKNFLCIKLKKFYEREVLTDDYSFIKIDNKTVKKNFDEVCKITAQFLKENADKNILYLRGSGSLGYYMSYYDLIFQQFENCYFVDGSLCDETGITAHIEDFGNITNPDIKNLELVDNIILFGKNCKVTSPHLYAYLKTLKKKGKKIIYIDPIKSETVKLADKFIRINPATDGILVVNIINILQNKQVDKNFEKITNVKTEDLFYLADIFKKGKTGIITGMGLQRYTNGKNIINWINHLAVITDNLDYLYFGRSSKESFEKPTVLPKKKIKIYEISKFLEKGFFDIIVIVAANPLVTHPTSNLWHKALKNSKVIVIDTNFTETSRFADFFIKVGGMFAQPDAMGSYFFNFDNFREKPIATLNNDIDVIKSLAKHLNINIEIPKISNIPLTKKSLKRVYKKSSAPKLEKPYIETNKFRLITCSNYFYLNSQLAENYQKEDVCYISISDSLNLNINDGDEIVLQNYLGKVKVKAKISDKVSAGYIMIYKNRCYDNQPLNLLTKSIPTDSDNAVAIYDTFVEVKKAYEKI